A region from the Acyrthosiphon pisum isolate AL4f chromosome A1, pea_aphid_22Mar2018_4r6ur, whole genome shotgun sequence genome encodes:
- the LOC100161199 gene encoding gamma-glutamyl hydrolase A, which yields MYLPVFLTLILSFVTKVTICNERPVIGILTQEVYWSSFRNFKPFIKSYIATSYVKSIEASGGRVVPVFTNRTTKYYMDVVRKVNGILVPGGGCAFNMSSGIGQSTNEIFQISKLINNVNDHFPILGICLGFELLLMASIKGKFPFSKCNAQDLNLPLTLVPGMEEKSVLFRNMPKDIRNILLTKPVTANHHLKCMRKANFTSMNLDKFWNPITTNRDKYNLTFISTIEAKNYPFVGLQFHPEKNAYEWEKDDPHSWSAIYSARYFYDWFVNECRRNNHRYIKKSTLENELIYNYPTTYVGKLKSVFEQVYFFNE from the exons ATGTATTTACCAGTTTttctaactttaattttaagttttgtgACGAAAGTAACCATTTGTAATGAAAGACCAGTGATTGGAATACTAACACAAGAAGTTTATTGGTCTAGTTTTAGAAACTTTAAACCATTCATTAAGTCGTATATAGCTACATCTTATGTTAAATCAATTGAAGCTTCTGGAGGACGAGTTGTACCAGTTTTCACAAACAGgactactaaatattatat ggATGTGGTGAGAAAAGTTAATGGCATTTTGGTCCCTGGAGGAGGATGTGCATTTAATATGAGTTCTGGAATAGGTCAAtcgacaaatgaaatttttcaGATTTcaaaactt ATAAACAATGTAAATGATCATTTTCCAATTCTCGGAATTTGTTTAGGATTTGAACTTCTTTTAATGGCATCTATTAAAGGGAAATTtcctttttcaaaatgtaatgctCAAGATTTAAATTTACCTTTGACACTAGTACCAGGGATGGAAGAAAAAAGTGTGTTATTTAGAAACATGCCTAAAGATATCCGAAACATATTACTTACAAAACCAGTCACAGCAAACCATcattt aaaatgtatgAGGAAAGCAAACTTTACATCAATGAACTTAGATAAATTTTGGAATCCTATAACAACAAAtagagataaatataatttgacattCATATCCACAATAGAAGCAAAAAATTATCCATTTGTGGGATTACAATTTCATCCGGAAAAAAATGCCTATGAATGGGAAAAAGATGACCCTCATAGTTGGTCAGCTATATATTCAGCACGCTATTTTTATGATTGGTTTGTCAATGAATGTCGTCGaaataatcatagatatatcAAAAAAAGTACGCtggaaaatgaattaatttataattaccctACTACATACGTGGGAAAATTGAAATCTGTCTTTGAGCAAGTTtacttttttaatgaataa
- the LOC100571243 gene encoding gamma-glutamyl hydrolase A-like precursor (The RefSeq protein has 2 substitutions compared to this genomic sequence) translates to MYLPVFLTLILSFVTKLTYCNERPVIGILTQEIYWSTFKNVIPFNNSYIAASYVKAIEASGGRVVPVFTNRTTEYYTDVVKKVNGILVPGGGCALNMSFGISQSANEIFHIAKHINDGRDRFPILGICLGFELLLIASIGGKNPLMRCNSNNVNLPLNLIPTMEEKSMLFKTMPKDIRNILLTEPVTANHHNNCVTQENFTSMKLDHFWNPITVNKDENNLTFISTVEAKNYPFVGLQFHPEKNAYEWERNDPHSWSALYSARYFYDWFINECRQNKHRYIKNSMLENELIYNYPTTYIGKLNSVFEQVYLFDE, encoded by the exons atgtatttaccagTTTTTCTcactttaattttaagttttgtaacaaaattaacatattGTAACGAACGTCCAGTGATTGGAATATTAACACAAGAAATTTATTGGTctccttttaaaaatgtagtaccATTTAATAACTCGTATATAGCTGCATCTTATGTTAAGGCAATTGAAGCTTCTGGAGGTCGAGTGGTACCAGTTTTCACCAACAGGACTACTGAATATTACAC GGATGTAGTGAAAAAAGTGAATGGTATTTTAGTCCCAGGAGGAGGATGTGCGTTGAATATGAGCTTTGGAATCAGTCAATCCGCAAATGAAATTTTCCACATTGcaaaacat ataaatGATGGCAGGGATCGATTTCCAATACTTGGAATTTGTCTAGGATTTGAACTTCTTTTAATCGCATCCATTGGTGGAAAAAATCCTCTGATGCGCTGTAATTCTAACAATGTGAATTTACCACTAAATCTAATACCAACAATGGAAGAAAAAAGTATGTTATTCAAAACAATGCCAAAGGATATTCGAAACATATTACTTACAGAACCAGTCACAGCAAATCATCATAA taactGTGTAACACAAGAGAACTTTACGTCAATGAAGTTAGATCACTTTTGGAATCCCATTACAGTAAATaaagatgaaaataatttgacattcATATCCACAGTAGAAGCTAAAAATTATCCATTTGTGGGATTACAATTCCATCCAGAAAAAAATGCTTATGAATGGGAAAGAAATGATCCTCATAGTTGGTCAGCATTATATTCAGCACGCTATTTTTATGATTGGTTTATCAACGAATGTCGTCAAAACAAgcatagatatattaaaaatagtatgctagaaaatgaactaatttataattatcctACTACATatattggaaaattaaattctgtTTTCGAACAAGTATACTTATTTGATGAATAA